In one Zobellia galactanivorans genomic region, the following are encoded:
- a CDS encoding DUF2625 domain-containing protein, whose translation MKPLAELLNKDEPGWELVSEWMKDATNKVVILPKDEENAKLALYHSQVTTRSPLGAIIYETGGIVIDGGWIRILGSGDGKTSRTISDWNIGKSITEFGEQAPFFLVADDVIGGFFAFNGGEFGQDLGQMYYFAPDGLEWEAMDMGYSDFIWWTLRGDLEQFYKGLRWKNWREEIESLETDKGMGFFPFLWTEYDSINDLSRKPIPMHEVWELQHSFKKEL comes from the coding sequence ATGAAACCATTAGCCGAATTACTAAATAAAGACGAACCAGGTTGGGAATTGGTTTCTGAGTGGATGAAAGATGCCACCAATAAAGTCGTGATCCTACCGAAGGATGAAGAAAATGCCAAATTGGCTTTATACCATAGTCAAGTTACAACGCGTTCCCCATTGGGAGCGATTATTTATGAAACGGGCGGTATAGTAATTGACGGCGGATGGATCCGAATTCTCGGTTCAGGGGATGGAAAAACGAGCAGGACCATATCGGATTGGAACATAGGCAAATCCATAACCGAATTCGGAGAACAAGCCCCATTTTTTCTTGTCGCCGATGACGTTATCGGAGGCTTCTTTGCCTTTAACGGTGGGGAATTCGGGCAAGACCTTGGCCAAATGTATTATTTCGCACCTGATGGCCTTGAATGGGAAGCTATGGACATGGGCTATTCCGACTTTATATGGTGGACACTAAGGGGAGATTTAGAGCAATTTTATAAAGGCTTAAGGTGGAAGAATTGGAGGGAGGAAATCGAAAGCTTGGAAACCGATAAGGGAATGGGCTTCTTTCCCTTTTTGTGGACCGAATACGATAGCATAAACGATTTAAGCCGAAAACCTATTCCGATGCACGAGGTTTGGGAACTTCAACACAGTTTCAAAAAAGAACTATAA
- a CDS encoding tetratricopeptide repeat-containing sensor histidine kinase → MILKNKSLWRLGFAISLLLGFTACKKQDAIRPSIEKRLSVLDSTRLTQPEKSLSELDSLLQNSKDLNDKEQALLLFNKGEALYLNDKYLEAFNTQQQSHKLFVELKDRYNEARSLVTLSGAALHMGDIETSQKYALQALEMGRSIKDKRIEGKAYNQLFKLHFRLKDYHEALSYIQLTDSLYSTEADTTSIISIKNNKASVYLKLKDYNKALASYSEAMALSQRKRDPKTLVSVLNNIGYTYMQAEEYESAEKFLRGAVTLNKNIKAINAAPYKGLGNLFLLKAQNDSAEANFNRALAIYSSKKDMKEEIDVRDKLIAISIMSGDYTKALNHQAVRDSLQLNVNNLEKDRLLNFANVNYEVKRKETEIQHQKEINRRNTWLLISTVILFIFLLIIAAFSIYNTKLRAANRASKLEQRLLRVQMNPHFIFNTLAAIQNIILDGNPIKSSNHIAKFSKLIRQNFDYVRKESITLDKEIEMVTNYIETQQLRFNNAFAYSIEIEGIDDTSSIKLPPMLLQPFIENAIEYGLKGKKEGGELLLKIEKNGNELSFVISDNGVGRSAKAKDEKITEELHATSVFLERLKMRKKGEEKTFVIEDLFDTDNNPAGTKVFFKLKIND, encoded by the coding sequence ATGATTTTAAAGAACAAAAGCCTTTGGCGCTTAGGATTTGCCATTTCACTCTTGCTAGGGTTTACGGCCTGTAAGAAACAAGATGCCATTCGCCCCAGTATAGAGAAAAGGCTATCGGTGTTAGACAGTACAAGGCTGACACAACCTGAAAAATCGCTTTCCGAGCTAGATAGCCTATTACAAAACAGCAAGGACCTGAACGACAAGGAACAGGCCCTATTGTTATTCAATAAGGGAGAGGCCCTATACTTGAACGATAAATACTTGGAAGCCTTTAATACACAACAACAAAGTCATAAATTATTTGTTGAATTAAAGGATAGGTACAACGAGGCCCGTTCCCTGGTAACCCTAAGTGGGGCCGCCCTTCATATGGGAGATATAGAAACCTCGCAAAAATATGCCTTGCAAGCCTTGGAAATGGGGCGGTCAATCAAAGACAAGCGCATAGAGGGAAAAGCATACAACCAATTGTTCAAACTTCATTTTAGGTTAAAGGATTACCACGAGGCCTTATCCTATATACAATTGACCGACAGTCTATATTCCACAGAAGCGGACACCACATCGATAATTTCAATAAAAAACAATAAGGCGAGTGTTTATTTGAAATTAAAGGACTACAACAAAGCCCTGGCCAGTTACTCTGAAGCCATGGCCTTGAGCCAAAGGAAAAGAGATCCCAAAACCTTGGTCAGTGTGCTCAATAACATAGGCTATACTTATATGCAGGCGGAGGAATACGAGAGTGCCGAGAAGTTTTTAAGGGGAGCCGTTACCTTGAACAAAAACATAAAGGCGATAAATGCCGCTCCCTATAAAGGTTTGGGCAACCTATTTTTATTAAAGGCCCAAAACGACTCTGCAGAGGCCAACTTCAACAGGGCACTGGCTATTTACAGCTCTAAGAAGGATATGAAGGAGGAAATAGATGTAAGGGATAAGCTCATTGCCATATCCATTATGTCGGGAGATTATACCAAAGCGCTGAACCACCAAGCCGTTAGGGATAGTTTACAGCTCAACGTAAACAACCTGGAAAAGGACCGGCTTTTAAATTTTGCCAACGTCAATTATGAAGTCAAACGAAAAGAGACCGAAATCCAACACCAGAAGGAAATTAACCGAAGAAACACCTGGCTTTTGATCAGTACGGTCATCCTATTTATATTCTTGCTTATCATTGCGGCCTTTTCTATCTATAACACCAAATTGCGGGCTGCGAATAGGGCTTCCAAATTAGAACAGCGTTTACTGCGCGTACAAATGAACCCGCATTTTATTTTCAACACCCTTGCCGCCATTCAAAATATAATCTTGGATGGAAACCCCATAAAATCATCGAACCACATTGCCAAATTTTCGAAGTTGATCCGTCAAAATTTCGATTATGTACGAAAGGAATCGATTACGTTGGACAAGGAAATTGAGATGGTTACCAATTATATTGAAACCCAGCAACTGCGCTTTAACAATGCCTTTGCATATTCAATAGAAATTGAAGGTATAGACGATACCTCTAGCATAAAGCTGCCCCCAATGCTGTTACAGCCCTTTATTGAAAACGCCATCGAGTACGGTTTAAAAGGAAAAAAGGAAGGCGGGGAGCTTCTGCTCAAAATAGAGAAAAACGGAAACGAGCTGTCCTTTGTAATATCCGATAACGGCGTGGGAAGGTCGGCAAAGGCGAAAGACGAAAAAATAACGGAAGAGCTGCACGCAACAAGTGTATTTTTAGAGCGTTTAAAAATGAGGAAAAAGGGAGAGGAAAAAACCTTCGTTATCGAAGACCTATTCGATACGGACAACAACCCTGCAGGAACAAAAGTGTTTTTTAAATTGAAAATCAATGATTAA
- a CDS encoding LytR/AlgR family response regulator transcription factor, with the protein MIKAIIVEDEFNALNTLDKLIRYTQKDIEVVAKIDNVQEAIAFLKKQTPDLVFLDIELIDGNAFQILEALDSIAFKIIFITAYDEFAIKAIKFDTIDYILKPIDSDELSACLDRFRVAYEKDRVYKNALDKVAKINEREVQKTLLIKTADAQYFLQIKDIVRCQSDGAYTVFHTVDKKIMSARNLKYYENILSEHTFVRVHQSHLVNIKYIKTISGNNSVWLTNDEEIPVATRKKSYLKQVLDSL; encoded by the coding sequence ATGATTAAGGCCATTATAGTTGAGGATGAATTTAATGCCCTGAACACACTCGACAAACTTATTCGATATACCCAAAAAGACATTGAGGTCGTGGCTAAAATAGACAATGTTCAAGAAGCCATAGCCTTTTTGAAAAAGCAGACGCCAGACCTGGTTTTTCTCGATATAGAGCTTATTGACGGGAATGCCTTTCAAATTTTGGAAGCCTTGGACAGTATCGCCTTCAAAATTATCTTTATAACCGCCTACGACGAATTCGCCATAAAGGCGATCAAGTTCGATACCATAGATTATATATTGAAGCCTATAGATTCCGATGAACTATCCGCCTGTTTAGATCGGTTCAGGGTGGCCTATGAAAAAGACCGGGTGTATAAAAATGCCTTGGACAAGGTTGCTAAAATCAACGAAAGGGAAGTTCAGAAAACCTTGTTGATCAAAACTGCCGACGCCCAATATTTTCTTCAGATCAAAGATATTGTACGCTGCCAGTCCGATGGTGCTTACACCGTCTTTCATACCGTAGACAAAAAAATCATGAGTGCCCGTAACTTAAAGTATTACGAGAATATTTTAAGCGAACATACCTTTGTTAGGGTACATCAATCCCATTTGGTAAATATCAAGTATATAAAAACGATCAGTGGCAATAATTCCGTTTGGCTCACGAACGACGAGGAAATACCGGTGGCCACACGAAAAAAATCGTATTTAAAACAGGTTTTGGATAGCCTATAG
- a CDS encoding DUF6882 domain-containing protein codes for MGLKEKRIIKAFQTEQYPALEAEINEVAGYAVPMDIKWDTLMENRFSHIYHHTFPKIYFQPLIEAFKAICVDEMGTELLRAGLKNVVIVNENNEHSLGKAITFEDGVLKINHSPVINADNIEDKANRIIELLENKLEEFAETTTDKAPAAEEPAPQAPVAATPTTQATAPEAPVTATPAAEAPASAEATEASQNQQEQANPLPQVSMAELYDRSFALACEKQEIFARIVEGLNWSCDMLEGKLTYGDDKVFDIQVIGTYSENEKSWLWAWANNQSGIPETFLQTSLAMRNLGTSHQLQDLTSPKLQTATDPGAYYSVIALGVFGDTCYVPLTFKGLKVYVTVRSKEVDGMARNEPALICSHFTNLTASYQFPHKYCLQYYLMAKGYQVENCGNNILAKKGKDQILGIFDLKGKLMKISNSKTAVQA; via the coding sequence ATGGGACTTAAGGAAAAAAGAATCATCAAAGCTTTTCAAACCGAACAATATCCTGCCTTGGAAGCGGAAATAAACGAGGTGGCAGGTTACGCAGTGCCTATGGATATCAAGTGGGACACCTTAATGGAAAACCGCTTTTCGCACATCTACCACCACACCTTCCCCAAAATATATTTTCAGCCCTTGATCGAAGCGTTCAAAGCCATTTGTGTCGATGAAATGGGGACCGAGCTTTTACGGGCGGGATTAAAAAATGTCGTCATCGTAAATGAAAACAACGAGCATAGCTTAGGGAAGGCCATTACCTTCGAAGACGGCGTGCTGAAAATTAACCACAGTCCGGTTATCAATGCCGATAATATCGAAGACAAGGCGAACCGTATTATCGAGTTGTTGGAGAACAAATTGGAGGAATTTGCCGAAACCACTACGGATAAGGCTCCTGCAGCGGAAGAACCGGCACCCCAGGCCCCTGTTGCGGCAACTCCTACAACTCAGGCAACTGCACCCGAAGCCCCCGTTACGGCAACCCCTGCTGCCGAAGCCCCTGCAAGTGCCGAGGCAACCGAAGCATCGCAAAACCAACAGGAACAAGCAAACCCACTTCCCCAAGTTTCCATGGCGGAACTGTACGACCGATCTTTCGCATTGGCCTGTGAAAAGCAGGAGATTTTTGCCAGGATCGTAGAAGGCTTGAACTGGAGCTGCGACATGCTTGAAGGTAAACTGACCTATGGTGATGACAAGGTTTTTGACATTCAGGTTATCGGAACCTATTCAGAGAACGAAAAAAGCTGGTTATGGGCCTGGGCCAACAACCAAAGCGGTATTCCCGAGACCTTCCTTCAAACATCCTTGGCAATGAGGAACTTGGGAACAAGCCATCAATTACAGGACCTGACATCCCCGAAACTGCAAACGGCAACCGATCCCGGCGCGTATTATTCCGTTATAGCCTTGGGTGTTTTTGGAGACACTTGTTATGTGCCCTTAACCTTTAAAGGATTAAAAGTGTACGTCACCGTACGATCCAAGGAAGTGGACGGCATGGCAAGAAATGAACCAGCATTGATTTGTTCCCATTTCACCAACCTGACGGCAAGCTACCAGTTTCCCCATAAGTACTGCCTACAGTATTACCTGATGGCGAAAGGGTATCAAGTAGAAAATTGCGGCAATAACATTTTGGCCAAAAAGGGTAAGGATCAGATTTTAGGAATTTTTGACCTAAAAGGAAAACTAATGAAAATTTCAAATTCGAAAACAGCGGTTCAAGCTTAA
- a CDS encoding M48 family metallopeptidase, with protein sequence MSYTSTTLADLQKEHEDALNAAQEEMMANLNAAQASGDFQKIQEVSVSFQNTATKLADDYTKRIEEINALNEKVEAEKVPDIYSDKRANIDLNHLVYDGDRDYVVEFQKNELIQDILERISATNGRFKSRKHLLKSSLRLTKTLAPMLHEIGEHCKQVLKLKAEIEFFVYQSDIFNASCYPPDDNRLYIILSSGLLERFSKEELTFVVGHEIGHVLFEHFDYPVRQILDVGENDLAPIHAMKLYAWHRNAEISADRVGLLCCQDFETAGRTFFKLSSGVTTDSLDFQLNAYIEQFVDLEEALNDANHDPSDWYSSHPFSPLRIKALELFNKSETYASFNDKVRGETSKEGMELEIKRIMSLMEPESLEENNECSEKIQRFMFLGGYLISNADGVVDDSEIQALSSIVLPNVFANCMMTIKGLTQDEMIEEVQQLSNDLDLVLSVMQKLNILRDLSIISYADGQIDDSEVHVLYNLARLLRINTDFIDRVISDAQGV encoded by the coding sequence ATGTCATATACATCAACCACATTGGCCGATTTACAAAAAGAACATGAAGATGCCCTTAATGCGGCCCAGGAAGAGATGATGGCCAATTTAAACGCGGCACAGGCATCGGGCGATTTTCAAAAAATACAGGAAGTAAGTGTTTCTTTTCAAAATACGGCCACAAAATTGGCCGATGATTATACCAAACGTATCGAAGAGATCAACGCCTTAAACGAAAAGGTGGAAGCGGAAAAAGTACCGGATATTTATAGCGACAAAAGGGCCAATATAGACTTGAACCATTTGGTCTATGATGGCGATAGGGATTATGTCGTCGAGTTTCAGAAAAACGAACTCATACAAGACATTTTGGAAAGGATCAGTGCCACCAATGGTAGGTTCAAATCAAGAAAACACTTATTGAAATCGAGCTTAAGGTTGACCAAGACCTTGGCCCCAATGCTCCATGAGATCGGGGAGCATTGCAAACAAGTGCTAAAACTGAAAGCCGAAATTGAATTTTTCGTCTACCAAAGCGATATATTCAATGCCTCTTGCTACCCTCCTGACGATAACCGATTGTATATTATTTTGTCTTCAGGACTTTTAGAGCGTTTTTCAAAGGAAGAATTGACCTTTGTGGTCGGTCACGAAATCGGCCATGTACTCTTTGAACATTTTGATTATCCTGTGCGCCAAATTTTAGATGTTGGCGAGAATGATCTAGCACCGATACATGCCATGAAATTGTACGCCTGGCATAGAAATGCCGAAATAAGCGCGGATAGGGTCGGATTGCTTTGCTGCCAAGATTTTGAAACCGCCGGTCGTACCTTCTTTAAGCTATCCTCAGGGGTGACTACCGATTCATTGGACTTTCAACTAAACGCTTATATAGAGCAATTTGTAGATTTGGAAGAAGCCTTGAACGATGCCAACCACGACCCTTCGGACTGGTACAGCAGCCACCCTTTCAGCCCTCTGCGGATCAAGGCCTTGGAACTTTTTAATAAGAGTGAAACCTATGCTTCCTTTAACGACAAGGTTAGGGGAGAGACCAGCAAAGAGGGCATGGAGCTTGAAATTAAACGTATTATGTCGTTAATGGAGCCCGAGAGCTTAGAGGAAAATAATGAGTGTTCAGAGAAAATTCAGCGTTTTATGTTCTTAGGGGGCTATTTAATATCGAATGCCGATGGTGTTGTCGACGACTCCGAGATCCAGGCATTGAGCAGTATTGTACTGCCTAACGTCTTTGCCAATTGTATGATGACGATCAAAGGGCTTACCCAAGACGAGATGATTGAGGAAGTACAACAGCTATCGAACGATTTGGACCTGGTACTCTCGGTGATGCAAAAGTTGAACATTCTTAGGGACCTATCCATTATATCGTACGCCGACGGACAGATAGACGACAGCGAAGTACATGTGCTATACAATCTGGCAAGGCTCTTACGTATCAATACCGATTTTATAGACCGTGTAATTAGCGATGCCCAAGGCGTCTAA
- a CDS encoding carboxypeptidase-like regulatory domain-containing protein, with protein sequence MKKLQLIFFFINTYFSISQEYKVSGVLYSIQNEPVQNATILVYQENEIIAYTYSNTNGRYQTKFNLKGRESNKLKIVANSLGFQEKERIISIENKTEYNLDFILEEKAEQLNEVVLEAREKIKVKQDTITYKVSAFKEGSETVVEDLLKNIPGIEVLSDGNIKVNGKAIDKLLIEGDDLFDDKYKLLTKNLDANNIEEVEVLNNFEDNPVLKNFQESEKVALNLKLKEDKKNVWFGNFDLGYGTYDRYNSTANIGLLKKKIKFFNLTNVNSIGRTAISQVKNTGKLNISGFDTSKKIEKTNNTFVNIDNLSSTNFSNNEDIFNNSFLNSLSFVTNLSKQTKIRSLTYFTYDEIEKQNDNITEYFIEPEVISFNEQNRVNIKDLSFATELELKHYSENETYFTYDFTFENNPTETKGNLIFNNDNILQFQDDKKYNFFNHLSNTKKITNNTLLLAYGYLGINNTKQDYTIQPNIFSDIFNNDEDLTITQNSNTPLSYYGLISEIVTKGKKSEYGLEFSATVDRDRIENSFRFDNQTPVDTISNNTDYKNTRISILGKYNYDISKLFKISSSLSVSQNYLDVNNTKKDFFFINPKIRFHTKKTKIGNFGISYSYQNNLPQARYLTEDFILTNYRTFNRGTNDIQQINNHSFGFFYTFNNYKKQFLINSFLLHSFADKSYGLNSQITEQTNFNEYQIIDGGKLTNYNLSITRYLKAFSSTLKVSTQQSWSNNPIIINNNINEVINYNANYRIQGTTYFKLPVNFKFGFQYNYSKGEFDNQISTNEYLESNLGATLKLSDQWLFKIENNYYSINENDYWFINANLNYNPEKSHFSYRLSANNLSNITEFKDIFISEFQRNETNFRVIPSYILLNIKYRF encoded by the coding sequence ATGAAAAAACTTCAATTAATATTTTTCTTTATAAATACCTATTTCTCTATCTCACAAGAATATAAAGTCTCTGGTGTTTTATACTCAATTCAAAATGAACCAGTCCAAAATGCGACAATTCTAGTTTATCAAGAAAACGAAATAATTGCTTATACCTATTCTAACACAAATGGTCGGTATCAAACAAAATTTAACTTGAAAGGTAGAGAGTCTAATAAATTAAAGATAGTTGCAAATAGTTTAGGATTTCAAGAGAAAGAAAGAATAATAAGCATTGAAAACAAAACCGAATACAATCTTGACTTTATTTTAGAAGAAAAAGCAGAACAATTAAACGAAGTTGTTTTGGAGGCTCGGGAAAAAATAAAAGTAAAGCAAGATACAATAACATATAAAGTTTCAGCTTTTAAAGAGGGTTCAGAAACTGTAGTTGAAGATTTACTCAAAAATATTCCCGGAATAGAAGTGTTATCTGATGGAAATATTAAAGTGAATGGGAAAGCTATAGACAAATTGCTAATTGAAGGTGATGACCTTTTTGACGATAAATATAAATTGTTGACCAAAAACTTAGACGCCAACAATATTGAAGAAGTTGAAGTGTTAAACAATTTTGAAGATAATCCTGTATTGAAAAACTTTCAAGAATCTGAGAAAGTGGCCTTGAATCTAAAATTAAAAGAGGATAAAAAAAATGTATGGTTTGGTAATTTTGATTTAGGCTACGGAACTTATGACCGTTACAATTCAACAGCTAACATTGGACTTCTAAAAAAGAAAATAAAGTTTTTCAACCTGACAAATGTAAACAGTATAGGAAGAACAGCTATTTCGCAAGTTAAAAATACCGGAAAGTTAAATATTAGTGGTTTTGACACCAGTAAAAAGATTGAAAAAACAAATAATACTTTTGTCAATATAGATAATCTGTCATCAACAAACTTTTCAAACAACGAAGATATTTTTAATAACTCGTTTTTAAACTCTTTGAGTTTTGTTACCAACTTATCAAAACAAACCAAAATAAGAAGTCTAACTTACTTTACTTATGATGAGATAGAAAAGCAAAACGATAACATTACAGAATATTTTATCGAGCCAGAGGTTATTTCTTTTAATGAACAAAACAGGGTTAATATTAAAGATTTATCGTTTGCAACAGAATTGGAGCTTAAACACTATTCTGAAAACGAGACCTATTTTACCTACGACTTTACATTTGAAAACAACCCAACTGAAACAAAAGGAAACCTAATTTTTAACAACGATAATATTTTGCAATTTCAAGATGATAAAAAATATAATTTCTTCAATCATCTAAGTAATACAAAAAAAATCACTAACAATACGCTTTTATTGGCTTATGGTTATTTAGGTATAAACAATACAAAACAGGATTATACAATTCAGCCCAACATTTTCAGCGATATTTTCAACAATGATGAGGATTTAACCATAACCCAAAACAGCAACACGCCTTTAAGCTATTATGGTCTGATTTCTGAAATAGTTACAAAAGGAAAAAAGTCAGAATATGGATTGGAATTTTCAGCTACTGTTGATAGGGATCGGATTGAGAACAGTTTTAGGTTTGATAACCAAACACCAGTCGATACGATTTCAAACAATACCGATTATAAAAATACTAGAATTTCAATTTTAGGTAAATACAACTACGATATTTCAAAGCTGTTTAAAATTAGTAGCTCGTTAAGTGTTTCTCAAAACTATTTAGATGTCAATAACACCAAAAAGGATTTCTTTTTTATTAATCCAAAAATCAGGTTTCATACTAAAAAAACCAAGATTGGTAATTTTGGGATAAGTTATAGCTACCAAAACAATTTGCCACAAGCTCGATATTTAACAGAGGATTTTATATTAACCAATTATAGAACATTTAATAGAGGAACGAACGACATACAACAAATTAACAATCATAGTTTTGGTTTTTTCTACACCTTTAACAATTATAAAAAGCAGTTTTTAATCAACTCTTTTCTGTTACATAGCTTTGCGGACAAAAGTTATGGTTTAAACAGCCAGATTACGGAACAGACAAACTTTAACGAATACCAAATCATTGATGGAGGAAAATTGACCAATTATAATTTAAGCATTACAAGATACTTAAAAGCATTTTCTAGCACATTAAAAGTCAGTACTCAACAGTCATGGTCAAATAATCCAATAATCATAAACAACAATATTAACGAAGTCATAAATTATAATGCCAATTATAGAATACAAGGAACAACTTATTTTAAACTGCCAGTAAACTTTAAATTTGGCTTTCAGTACAACTATTCAAAAGGGGAATTTGACAATCAAATCTCAACAAATGAGTATTTGGAAAGTAATTTAGGTGCAACCTTAAAATTATCTGACCAATGGCTATTTAAAATTGAAAACAATTATTATTCGATAAACGAAAATGACTATTGGTTTATAAATGCCAATCTGAATTACAATCCCGAAAAAAGCCATTTTTCTTATAGATTATCAGCTAACAACTTATCCAACATTACAGAATTTAAAGATATTTTTATATCTGAATTCCAACGAAACGAAACAAATTTTAGAGTAATTCCAAGCTACATACTTTTAAACATAAAATACAGATTTTGA
- a CDS encoding GLPGLI family protein produces the protein MKKLTIIFTLLLCINLYSQDKMGLVQYGHKQSMGLGAPIGVDYNAVLIFNNNHSSYMYAKDSLEGGFVNKSVVIKKDSDNVFVKPMRTSKEGYQVYIELNNQMLTRNKGYSYVKENIPKIDWKILKEKKKIGTFECVKAIGIFRGREYTAWFTKSIPLSYGPWKLQGLPGLILEAYDTNKEVYFYFKSIKYPLDNKIKITKPNPKSDSTDWITLDEYKKLLKNLHEKNIQNGRMIAETYDAVDTTENEIPMKNFFIEAFDE, from the coding sequence ATGAAAAAACTTACAATAATATTTACTTTGCTACTATGTATAAACCTTTATTCGCAGGACAAAATGGGTTTAGTGCAATACGGTCACAAACAAAGTATGGGGTTAGGCGCACCTATTGGAGTAGATTACAATGCAGTCCTAATCTTTAACAATAACCATTCAAGTTATATGTATGCTAAAGATTCTTTAGAAGGTGGCTTTGTCAACAAATCCGTGGTTATAAAAAAAGACAGTGATAATGTGTTTGTTAAACCAATGAGAACTTCTAAAGAGGGTTATCAGGTTTATATAGAACTAAACAATCAAATGTTAACAAGGAACAAAGGGTATAGCTATGTTAAAGAAAATATACCAAAAATAGATTGGAAAATCTTAAAAGAGAAAAAGAAAATTGGAACTTTTGAATGTGTTAAAGCGATCGGTATATTTAGAGGAAGAGAATATACTGCTTGGTTTACAAAATCAATTCCTTTATCATATGGCCCATGGAAATTACAAGGTTTGCCTGGATTAATCCTTGAAGCTTATGACACAAACAAAGAGGTATATTTCTATTTTAAATCCATAAAGTATCCTTTAGATAACAAAATAAAAATCACCAAACCAAATCCCAAAAGTGATAGTACTGATTGGATAACCTTAGATGAGTATAAAAAATTATTAAAAAATCTTCACGAAAAAAATATTCAAAATGGTAGAATGATAGCAGAAACTTATGATGCCGTTGATACAACTGAAAATGAAATACCTATGAAAAACTTTTTTATAGAGGCATTTGACGAATAA
- a CDS encoding SMI1/KNR4 family protein produces the protein MKVNEVIDLIKSTYPDSWFKEVNQEWIKEIESKYSELPKNLKTLYNQLGYGGIGPSHYAIHVLMEPEEIYDPLTAKELAGKLIVGDDFAGCCYAYDTQDNWQFGYIEHTGEFESLEGVYSDFIDFLRALATNEKE, from the coding sequence ATGAAAGTAAATGAAGTGATCGACTTAATTAAATCCACTTATCCGGACTCTTGGTTTAAGGAGGTAAATCAAGAATGGATCAAAGAGATTGAATCAAAATATTCAGAGCTTCCTAAAAACTTAAAGACCTTATACAATCAGCTAGGTTATGGCGGAATTGGCCCAAGCCACTATGCCATACATGTGTTAATGGAACCCGAAGAAATCTATGATCCCCTAACAGCGAAAGAATTGGCCGGAAAATTAATCGTTGGAGATGATTTTGCCGGATGCTGTTATGCATATGACACCCAAGATAATTGGCAATTTGGATATATTGAACATACTGGTGAATTTGAATCATTGGAAGGTGTCTATTCGGACTTTATAGATTTTTTGAGAGCATTGGCCACCAATGAAAAAGAATAA
- a CDS encoding copper resistance protein NlpE N-terminal domain-containing protein — protein MKTSSLTSALALATVVIVLSSCGAKNKKSPSKDFEDHHTPEVALDWQGHYYGLLPCADCEGIATELSLKDDLTYVLTRVWKKKGTAASDTLKGKFTWQGNHIKLEGMEDYSSPATFKVEENRVRQLDMDGNEITSPLAAHYVLSKMGNPQIEDQRWQVVELNGKPVNGTPETHYLIFHSKERRLEAKMNCNVLSKSYRITDQFKITIGQGISTMMACPDPLEAEFNKALDMADNIAVGDGTMTINKARMAPLVSLKLVE, from the coding sequence ATGAAAACGTCATCATTAACGTCCGCCCTCGCCCTAGCTACCGTAGTTATCGTACTTTCTTCCTGTGGGGCAAAAAACAAGAAAAGCCCAAGCAAGGATTTTGAGGACCATCACACCCCTGAAGTCGCATTAGATTGGCAGGGGCATTACTATGGCCTACTGCCCTGTGCCGATTGTGAGGGCATAGCGACCGAATTAAGCCTCAAAGACGACCTTACCTATGTTCTGACCCGAGTCTGGAAAAAGAAGGGCACTGCCGCGTCCGATACCCTAAAAGGGAAATTCACATGGCAAGGAAACCATATCAAATTAGAAGGCATGGAAGACTATAGCAGTCCGGCCACTTTTAAGGTCGAAGAAAACCGTGTTCGCCAATTGGACATGGACGGAAATGAGATCACCAGCCCATTAGCGGCACATTATGTACTTTCGAAAATGGGAAATCCGCAAATTGAGGATCAACGATGGCAAGTAGTCGAACTCAACGGAAAGCCGGTAAACGGTACTCCGGAAACGCACTACCTTATTTTCCATTCGAAAGAAAGACGCCTTGAGGCAAAGATGAATTGCAACGTACTATCTAAAAGTTACAGGATCACCGATCAGTTCAAGATTACCATCGGCCAAGGTATTTCTACCATGATGGCCTGCCCAGACCCTCTAGAGGCCGAATTCAACAAAGCCCTTGACATGGCCGACAACATTGCCGTCGGAGACGGAACAATGACGATCAACAAAGCGCGTATGGCGCCCTTGGTAAGCCTTAAATTAGTGGAATAA